AAAAGCAGAAGAGGAACATTCACGCAAAGAAATGGTGATACAACTCCATGGAACATTCAAGCTGACTTAAAATTAATGGACGAAATTAAAATAACCAAAGTAGGTACTTTCCAAATTTCATTCAGCATGGCCAATATCGGAAACCTTATCAACAAAGATTGGGGAAGAAGCTATTTTGTTCCAAACACTTATAATTCAACAGCAAGTATTGGTTTAACTAAATCTGGAAACTTAGGCGGTGTTGCAACAGGCGATCCAACTTACACTTTCCAAAAACCAACTTCTACACCTTATACAATAGATCAGTTAGCTTCAAGATTCCAAGGACAGCTTGGCTTAAGATACTCGTTCTAAAGATAGTTTGTGTTTATTTTTTGATTATCTCCCAGTTATCCTTTAAATAGCTGGGAGATTTTTCATTTTAAATAGTTTTAATTTAAATACATGCACTATTTAACCTACAAGGTTTTGAAAACCTTGCAGGAAAACTCAATGAACTTAAAAAATCAAATTCTAAAAACAATAAAAAAAACACAATTCTATTTCTAAAATTGAAGTTTTTAAACTTCCATTATTTTTACCTTTAATTATCGACTTCTAAATTTGTTTTTACTTAATTTTAAAAATAAAAGCCGAAGAGGTTTCATATTTTCCTCCTTGCGAAGCTGTAAATAAATAAGTTGCTTTTCCTTTCTGAAACAAAAGCTGAGGGCGTTCTGCACGTCCATAACGATTTAAATGTTTGGGCGCTTCAGGCTGTTTGATGTATTTATTTAATGGCTGATAAGAAACCTGAGGATCGTTCCAGTGAATCCCATCATCAGAATCCATATACAAACCATAGTCCATACCGAAAACTCCCATATCTCTAGCCAGCATTTTAAATTTTTTATTCTCATACCAAACAAAAGCATCTTCGCATTGTTTATTATCTCCAAGTTTAGAAAAGTCAATTACTGGGTTTTTCTCATATTTAACGTAAGGTCCTGTTAATGATTTTGATACTGCAAGTCCATATTTTCTATTTCCTTTTATGGGAAATTTTGGATGCTCATAATTCTCAGTATCCAATGATTTATAATACAGCCAATATTCTCCATTTGGATGTTTTAAAAAAGACGGATTTGTAGTCAGCAGATCATCCCATTCATCCTTTTCTCCTGGAAGCAATAAAGGCTGATCTGGTCTTTCCCAAGGACCATAAAGCGAATCTGAAATGGCTAAACCTATACGTTTGGTGTTCATTTTTCCATTGGAATTTCCCATAAAAAAAAGTGCATATTTGCCATCTACGAAATGAATACTAGGATTATGGCATGTTGTTGCATCCCAAAAGCCTTCGCCTCTTGGCGCTAAAATAGTACTCACATATTCGTAAGGCCCTTTTGGTTGATCTGCAACTGCGTGAGCTATTTCAGAACCATTGATCCAGCCGCTCATTGATTTTGATTTTTTCCATCTGGAAAAAAACACATGAATTTTCCCATCAGGCCCTTCAATAGGACTGTTGCACCAAACGTAATAATCCTCAAATTCC
This portion of the Flavobacterium panacagri genome encodes:
- a CDS encoding glycoside hydrolase family protein → MDRRQFIIGNSLAVIGLCIPFSAKAFNFLEGLKLSDFEKKLKPIGRALEFEDYYVWCNSPIEGPDGKIHVFFSRWKKSKSMSGWINGSEIAHAVADQPKGPYEYVSTILAPRGEGFWDATTCHNPSIHFVDGKYALFFMGNSNGKMNTKRIGLAISDSLYGPWERPDQPLLLPGEKDEWDDLLTTNPSFLKHPNGEYWLYYKSLDTENYEHPKFPIKGNRKYGLAVSKSLTGPYVKYEKNPVIDFSKLGDNKQCEDAFVWYENKKFKMLARDMGVFGMDYGLYMDSDDGIHWNDPQVSYQPLNKYIKQPEAPKHLNRYGRAERPQLLFQKGKATYLFTASQGGKYETSSAFIFKIK